In Mercurialis annua linkage group LG5, ddMerAnnu1.2, whole genome shotgun sequence, a single genomic region encodes these proteins:
- the LOC126681224 gene encoding MLP-like protein 28 — protein MSLVRKLEAELELQYSSADKFFTLLSKEIYHTSKASSDKIQQIDVLQGDWETSGSVKLWSYTIDGKQEIFKEKVEVDEANKVVIMTAIEGHILEQYKSFKITHKAIPKSGGAADVLKITVEYEKLKPEDEPPTKYLDFILCVVKDVDVHLLKP, from the exons ATGAGTCTAGTAAGAAAGTTAGAGGCTGAGTTAGAGCTCCAGTACTCCTCTGCCGACAAGTTCTTCACACTTCTCAGCAAAGAGATTTATCACACTTCCAAAGCTTCCTCTGATAAAATTCAGCAGATTGATGTTCTCCAAGGAGACTGGGAAACTTCTGGCTCTGTCAAGCTTTGGTCATATACTATTg aTGGAAAGCAGGAGATATTTAAAGAGAAGGTCGAAGTAGACGAAGCAAACAAGGTAGTAATAATGACTGCAATTGAAGGACATATTCTTGAACAATACAAGAGCTTTAAGATTACTCATAAAGCAATTCCAAAAAGTGGAGGAGCAGCTGATGTTCTCAAAATCACTGTTGAATATGAGAAACTCAAGCCTGAAGATGAACCTCCAACTAAGTATCTAGACTTTATTCTTTGCGTCGTCAAGGACGTCGATGTACACCTTCTCAAGCCCTGA
- the LOC130014477 gene encoding MLP-like protein 328 → MAQNLETVLELKSSAEQFLSLWKGRAHQVPDHTPSNIHAVHVHEGDWETSGCILVWKYTIDGRKEVFKQKLTVDDEKKQVIMIGVGGDLLNMYKVYNIVWELTPKPQGSSTKITVEYEKLNETVPAPHSYLDFLVQITKDMDEGIIKVSE, encoded by the exons ATGGCTCAGAATCTGGAAACTGTGTTGGAACTCAAGTCAAGTGCTGAGCAATTCTTGAGTCTATGGAAGGGTCGAGCTCACCAGGTGCCTGACCATACCCCTTCCAATATTCATGCAGTTCATGTCCATGAAGGTGATTGGGAGACTTCTGGCTGTATTTTGGTATGGAAGTACACTATAG ATGGAAGAAAAGAGGTATTCAAACAAAAGCTTACAGTGGATGATGAGAAAAAACAAGTGATTATGATTGGTGTGGGAGGTGATTTATTGAACATGTACAAGGTCTATAATATTGTTTGGGAGTTGACTCCTAAGCCACAAGGCAGCTCTACCAAAATCACTGTTGAATATGAGAAGCTCAATGAGACTGTTCCTGCTCCTCATAGTTACCTGGATTTTCTTGTCCAAATCACTAAGGATATGGATGAAGGGATCATCAAGGTCTctgaataa
- the LOC126680531 gene encoding MLP-like protein 328 isoform X2: MVQKLETVLELESSAEQFLSLWKGQAHHVPNHTPSNIHGVHVHEGDWETSGSILVWKYTVGGKKEEFKEKLIVDDENKKVTLIGLEGDVFNIYKVYNCIWELTPKPQGSSTKVTLEYEKLNESVPAPDIYMDFVIKITKDMDQGINKASK, encoded by the exons ATGGTTCAGAAACTTGAAACTGTGTTGGAGCTAGAGTCAAGTGCTGAGCAATTCTTGAGTTTATGGAAGGGTCAAGCCCACCATGTACCTAACCATACCCCTTCCAACATTCATGGAGTTCATGTCCATGAAGGTGACTGGGAGACTTCTGGTTCCATCTTGGTCTGGAAGTACACTGTAG GTGGGAAAAAAGAGGAATTCAAAGAAAAGCTTATAGTAGATGATGAGAACAAAAAAGTGACTCTAATTGGTCTGGAAGGTGATGTATTCAACATCTACAAGGTCTATAATTGCATCTGGGAACTGACCCCTAAGCCACAAGGCAGCTCCACCAAAGTCACTCTTGAATATGAGAAGCTCAATGAGAGTGTTCCTGCTCCTGATATTTACATGGATTTTGTGATCAAAATCACTAAAGATATGGATCAAGGGATCAACAAggcatctaaataa